Proteins co-encoded in one Haloarcula pelagica genomic window:
- a CDS encoding dCTP deaminase: protein MPEYADAVTDLVHEPTQTDSPGLDLTVTEVYDVIEPGRVDFGGGELEPAGLTPHDRHKRNPDDDYEWWQLREGQYLIEYNESLVDGVTATLQPRTEIVERGGSHPTLQVGSLPRVPLSVGGAGLLLKENARVSTVVDVEKGD, encoded by the coding sequence ATGCCCGAGTACGCCGACGCCGTGACCGACCTCGTCCACGAACCGACTCAGACCGACAGCCCGGGACTCGACCTGACCGTCACCGAGGTGTACGACGTGATCGAGCCGGGTCGTGTCGACTTCGGCGGCGGCGAACTGGAGCCCGCCGGCCTGACGCCGCACGACCGCCACAAGCGAAACCCCGACGACGACTACGAGTGGTGGCAACTCCGGGAAGGACAGTACCTGATCGAGTACAACGAGTCCCTGGTCGACGGCGTGACGGCTACGCTCCAGCCTCGGACTGAGATCGTCGAACGCGGCGGGAGCCACCCCACGTTGCAGGTCGGGTCGCTCCCCCGGGTACCGCTGTCGGTCGGCGGCGCTGGCCTCCTGCTGAAAGAGAACGCCCGCGTGAGTACGGTCGTCGATGTCGAGAAGGGGGACTAG
- a CDS encoding RDD family protein: MDTETRTLYIASWTDRFLAWLVDVIVVGAAIAVIGELASVVSLLTGSLAASPVAGLNGIALFLYWTALEGSGGQSAGKLVMDIAVTDERGDEIDYGTAAVESFGKAFLLPIDCLVGWLAFEKEGLRLFNKLSSTVVVEVDETDHPGDVAYVYPGEE, encoded by the coding sequence ATGGACACAGAAACTCGCACCCTCTACATCGCGTCGTGGACGGACAGATTTCTCGCCTGGCTCGTCGATGTCATCGTCGTGGGCGCCGCTATCGCCGTCATAGGTGAACTCGCCAGTGTCGTCTCGCTGTTGACCGGGAGCCTCGCCGCGTCGCCCGTCGCGGGACTGAACGGCATCGCGCTGTTCCTCTACTGGACGGCGCTCGAGGGATCGGGGGGCCAGTCGGCCGGCAAACTCGTCATGGACATCGCCGTCACGGACGAACGCGGTGACGAGATCGACTACGGGACGGCCGCGGTCGAGAGTTTCGGGAAGGCGTTCCTGTTACCGATCGACTGTCTCGTCGGCTGGCTCGCCTTCGAGAAGGAGGGGCTCCGGCTGTTCAACAAACTGTCCTCGACCGTCGTCGTCGAGGTCGACGAGACCGACCACCCAGGCGACGTAGCGTACGTCTATCCCGGCGAGGAATGA
- a CDS encoding endonuclease NucS domain-containing protein yields the protein MHDGTRVMAGQCTTVFEGSREREQRGDVLVVVKPDNTVLVHDAGGYQPVAWLTRAESVAVEDGTVTARDGDELLRVVAHEEHGSARFPASDAGVPVADCPDCAGTLVRTRGTVACTACSRSHGVPSDAAVTDGRCSDCGLPTIRVERGDAFEVCLDRNCESIDDRVTEAFDRRWDCPDCGSDLRILRRGGLLAGCEDYPDCDTGFSVPSGLIVDTCDCGLPVFETAGGVRCLDSTCRAGGG from the coding sequence ATGCACGACGGAACGCGTGTGATGGCCGGCCAGTGTACGACCGTCTTCGAGGGCTCGCGCGAGCGCGAACAGCGTGGCGACGTGCTGGTGGTGGTCAAACCCGACAACACCGTCCTCGTCCACGACGCCGGGGGGTACCAGCCGGTCGCCTGGCTCACCAGGGCCGAGAGCGTCGCCGTCGAGGACGGTACGGTCACCGCCCGGGACGGCGACGAACTCCTCCGTGTGGTCGCCCACGAGGAACACGGCAGCGCCCGGTTCCCGGCCTCGGACGCCGGCGTCCCGGTCGCGGACTGTCCGGACTGTGCCGGCACGCTCGTCAGGACCCGTGGAACTGTCGCCTGCACCGCGTGTTCGCGCAGCCACGGGGTCCCCAGCGACGCCGCGGTCACCGACGGCCGCTGTAGCGACTGCGGGCTGCCGACGATCCGTGTCGAACGCGGCGACGCCTTCGAGGTGTGTCTCGACCGGAACTGCGAGTCCATCGACGACCGGGTGACCGAGGCCTTCGACCGCCGGTGGGACTGTCCGGACTGCGGGAGCGACCTTCGCATCCTCCGGCGGGGCGGCCTGCTCGCGGGCTGTGAGGACTACCCGGACTGTGACACCGGCTTCTCGGTCCCCAGTGGCCTGATCGTCGACACCTGTGACTGCGGGCTCCCGGTGTTCGAGACGGCCGGCGGAGTGCGCTGTCTCGATAGCACGTGTCGGGCGGGGGGCGGGTGA
- a CDS encoding CheF family chemotaxis protein: MSESVIADFVAKFNSEVASRGDPIRGRVVLSQKRLVLAASENDKLTISLDSIFDIAIGQVPPDLGNFFDSTVTVAFERNGKRLVAAIEADNDKIEKFGTVLFKAIVNGTETTVKERARVGGRVSDEPFRSARLFLTPGTVEFRRDGETFAVDLETVTDFDRTSREINGSSRPVLVVRHMQDGQAITTLAAIPSARKMSILGRYLRREYSELMEELQKVELTRDKKEVLVAMYSTGDMGGMPLASILGKDSSQVSMVLQDLDSDGLVQDGDDGPTLTPKGKVVASRHLEDVNA, encoded by the coding sequence ATGTCGGAATCAGTGATCGCGGACTTCGTCGCCAAATTCAACTCCGAGGTCGCCAGCCGGGGCGACCCGATCCGGGGGCGGGTGGTCCTCTCGCAGAAGCGCCTCGTCCTGGCGGCCAGCGAGAACGACAAGCTGACGATCTCGCTGGACTCGATCTTCGACATCGCGATCGGCCAGGTGCCACCGGACCTGGGGAACTTCTTCGACTCGACGGTGACCGTCGCGTTCGAGCGCAACGGCAAGCGACTCGTCGCCGCGATCGAGGCCGACAACGACAAGATCGAGAAGTTCGGCACCGTCCTGTTCAAGGCGATCGTCAACGGCACCGAGACGACGGTCAAAGAACGGGCCCGGGTCGGCGGGCGCGTCTCCGACGAGCCGTTCCGTTCGGCGCGGCTGTTCTTGACCCCCGGCACTGTCGAGTTCCGTCGGGACGGGGAGACCTTCGCCGTCGATCTGGAGACGGTGACGGACTTCGACCGGACCAGCCGCGAGATCAACGGCTCCTCGCGGCCGGTACTGGTCGTCCGGCACATGCAGGACGGGCAGGCGATCACCACGCTCGCGGCGATCCCCTCGGCCCGGAAGATGTCGATCCTCGGGCGATACCTCCGCCGGGAGTACTCCGAACTCATGGAGGAACTCCAGAAGGTCGAACTCACCAGAGACAAGAAGGAGGTGCTGGTCGCGATGTACTCGACGGGCGACATGGGCGGGATGCCCCTCGCCAGCATCCTCGGGAAGGACTCCTCGCAGGTGTCGATGGTGCTGCAAGACCTGGACAGCGACGGGCTCGTCCAGGACGGCGACGACGGGCCGACGCTCACGCCCAAGGGCAAGGTGGTCGCCAGCCGCCACCTCGAAGACGTGAACGCCTGA
- a CDS encoding 30S ribosomal protein S6e codes for MAEFTVAVSDPESGHTYQIDVDGQDANRFIGRELGEEVDGAAVGLDGYSLELTGGSDTAGRPMRSDVRGAATKTILSDGGVGFEPTTEGERKRITVRGREVSDETRQINAQIVARGSEDVDALLGDE; via the coding sequence ATGGCTGAATTCACTGTCGCCGTCTCCGACCCAGAGAGCGGCCACACGTACCAGATCGACGTGGACGGACAGGACGCGAACCGGTTCATCGGCCGCGAACTCGGCGAAGAAGTCGACGGCGCCGCCGTCGGCCTCGACGGCTACTCGCTGGAACTGACCGGCGGCTCGGACACGGCCGGGCGACCGATGCGCTCGGACGTTCGAGGTGCCGCGACCAAGACCATCCTCTCGGACGGCGGCGTCGGCTTCGAGCCGACCACCGAGGGCGAGCGCAAGCGCATCACCGTCCGCGGCCGCGAGGTCAGCGACGAGACCCGACAGATCAACGCACAGATCGTCGCCCGCGGCAGCGAGGATGTCGACGCGCTGCTGGGCGACGAGTAA
- a CDS encoding DUF7112 family protein, whose translation MSDRIPSDHDAVETHRVSVESIGRTDRPRVPLPDAVDLREGDVVGLALDGDRYYALVETTFEGDLVVTRAGDNRRVAREGDGTNRLAEWIADGTVSYGGSAHFDVVTAGEEYGLRTPGRRTVYTVTGGPDDSLSDIASDLDG comes from the coding sequence GTGTCCGATCGGATCCCCAGCGATCACGACGCCGTCGAGACACACCGCGTCTCCGTCGAGTCGATCGGCCGGACCGACCGGCCCCGCGTCCCGCTGCCGGACGCGGTCGACCTCCGCGAGGGAGACGTAGTCGGACTCGCGCTCGACGGCGACCGGTACTACGCCCTGGTCGAGACGACCTTCGAGGGGGACCTCGTCGTCACGCGGGCCGGTGACAACCGCCGGGTCGCCCGCGAGGGCGACGGCACGAACCGCCTCGCCGAGTGGATCGCCGACGGGACCGTCTCCTACGGCGGCAGCGCCCACTTCGACGTGGTGACTGCCGGCGAGGAGTACGGCCTGCGGACGCCCGGGCGACGCACCGTCTACACCGTCACCGGCGGCCCGGACGACTCGCTGTCGGACATCGCCAGCGATCTCGACGGCTGA
- a CDS encoding phenylalanine--tRNA ligase subunit alpha produces MKRPQAQVAVLQAADAQEDRRIDDVAEAADLQPQAATRAAFELEADGLVAVSEETVAHYELTEEGDRYVRESLPEQDLYAAAIDAGADEGPVQMGQVIGASGLEGGAVDIALSNYARKGYGQIDSGEITADADVSPGKDPEMYALEAVADGRVADADDDALDQLERRGLVTVTEETIRSVRLTDDGVTALMEGVEVAETVDQLTPELLTSGEWEEVEFTEYNVAADADDVPHGKEHILRQTANRVKDTLVGMGFQEMEGPHVDAQFWINDCLFMPQDHPARTHWDQFALERPDEIHELPEDLVERVRSAHKEGVGPDGEGYHSPWEEDVARGLDLRGHTTSLSMRYLSGHEVGELEPPERYFSVEKVYRNDTLDPTHLLEFFQIEGWVMAEDLSVRDLMGTFTEFYEQFGITDLEFKPHYNPYTEPSFELFGTHPETGEIVEVGNSGIFRDEVLEPLGVDCDVMAWGLSLERLLMLIYGFEDIRDVHGTLCDLELLRETEVMH; encoded by the coding sequence ATGAAACGACCACAGGCACAGGTGGCCGTCCTGCAGGCCGCCGACGCACAGGAGGACCGACGAATCGACGACGTGGCCGAGGCGGCCGACCTGCAACCGCAGGCGGCCACACGCGCCGCGTTCGAACTGGAGGCCGACGGCCTGGTCGCCGTGAGCGAGGAGACCGTCGCCCACTACGAACTGACCGAGGAGGGCGACCGCTACGTCCGCGAGAGCCTGCCCGAACAGGACCTCTACGCGGCCGCGATCGACGCCGGCGCCGACGAGGGGCCCGTCCAGATGGGACAGGTCATCGGCGCCTCGGGGCTGGAGGGCGGCGCCGTCGACATCGCACTGTCGAACTACGCCCGCAAGGGGTACGGCCAGATCGATAGCGGCGAGATCACCGCCGACGCCGATGTCTCGCCGGGCAAGGACCCCGAGATGTACGCGCTGGAGGCCGTCGCCGACGGTCGCGTCGCCGACGCCGACGACGACGCGCTGGATCAACTGGAACGGCGCGGTCTCGTGACGGTCACCGAGGAGACGATCCGCTCGGTTCGGTTGACCGACGACGGCGTCACCGCCCTGATGGAGGGCGTCGAGGTCGCCGAGACGGTCGACCAGCTCACCCCCGAACTGCTCACGAGCGGCGAGTGGGAGGAGGTGGAGTTCACCGAGTACAACGTCGCGGCCGACGCCGACGACGTTCCCCACGGCAAGGAACACATCCTCCGCCAGACCGCAAACCGCGTGAAAGACACGCTGGTCGGCATGGGCTTTCAGGAGATGGAAGGCCCGCACGTCGACGCGCAGTTCTGGATCAACGACTGCCTGTTCATGCCCCAGGACCACCCCGCCCGGACCCACTGGGACCAGTTCGCGCTGGAACGGCCCGACGAGATCCACGAACTGCCCGAAGACCTGGTCGAGCGGGTCCGTTCGGCCCACAAGGAAGGTGTCGGCCCCGACGGCGAGGGGTACCACTCTCCCTGGGAGGAAGACGTTGCCCGCGGACTGGATCTGCGGGGCCACACCACCTCGCTGTCGATGCGCTATCTCTCGGGCCACGAGGTCGGGGAACTGGAGCCGCCCGAGCGGTACTTCAGCGTCGAGAAGGTGTACCGGAACGACACGCTCGACCCGACCCACCTGCTCGAGTTCTTCCAGATCGAGGGGTGGGTCATGGCCGAGGACCTCTCCGTGCGGGACCTGATGGGGACGTTCACGGAGTTCTACGAGCAGTTCGGCATCACCGACCTGGAGTTCAAACCCCACTACAACCCCTACACCGAACCGAGCTTCGAACTGTTCGGGACCCACCCCGAGACCGGCGAGATCGTCGAGGTCGGCAACTCCGGGATCTTCCGGGACGAGGTGCTCGAACCGCTGGGCGTCGACTGCGACGTGATGGCGTGGGGACTCTCGCTGGAACGACTACTGATGCTCATCTACGGCTTCGAAGACATCCGGGACGTTCACGGGACGCTGTGTGATCTCGAACTGCTCCGCGAGACGGAGGTGATGCACTGA
- the endA gene encoding tRNA-intron lyase, with protein sequence MELTLSDGLVRAGQRARERFYDASGYGRVENGGDLALAPVEAAHLLYRGDIDSVDGMDVRSLLASAAVSEVAFFVYKDLRDRGFYLTPAREGWVDDPEGIDFVVYPRGKGPWDDAVEYRVRVVGERDTVPATDLGDCVLAVVDEESEITYLETDSQDVGGTSAAAVPAVAGDLLAERVLCWEPPSALYERAFYGQRLDDDGAVQLSLVEAAYLAHEGTLSVDGGADAVVERGREVEGERFDRRLTVYSTLRDAGVVPKTGFKFGADFRTYADVDSVDDLGHSELLVRVLPADHRFEPRDLALDVRLAHGVRKRMVFALVGDEVEWLSVARLTP encoded by the coding sequence ATGGAGCTGACGCTATCGGACGGCCTCGTCCGGGCCGGCCAGCGCGCCCGCGAGCGGTTCTACGACGCCAGCGGCTACGGCCGCGTCGAGAACGGCGGCGATCTCGCGCTCGCGCCGGTCGAGGCGGCTCACCTGTTGTACCGGGGCGACATCGACAGCGTCGACGGGATGGATGTCCGGTCGCTGCTGGCCTCCGCCGCGGTGTCGGAAGTCGCCTTCTTCGTCTACAAGGACCTGCGGGACCGTGGATTCTACCTCACGCCCGCACGCGAGGGCTGGGTCGACGACCCCGAGGGGATCGACTTCGTCGTCTACCCCCGCGGGAAGGGTCCCTGGGACGACGCCGTCGAGTACCGCGTCCGGGTCGTCGGCGAGCGCGACACCGTCCCCGCGACCGACCTGGGCGACTGCGTGCTGGCTGTCGTCGACGAGGAGAGCGAGATCACGTATCTGGAGACCGACAGCCAGGATGTCGGCGGGACGAGTGCGGCCGCCGTCCCGGCCGTCGCGGGCGACCTGCTGGCCGAGCGGGTGCTGTGCTGGGAGCCCCCGTCGGCGCTGTACGAACGGGCCTTCTACGGCCAGCGCCTCGACGACGACGGCGCGGTCCAACTCTCGCTGGTCGAGGCGGCGTATCTCGCTCACGAAGGGACACTCTCCGTCGACGGCGGCGCGGACGCCGTCGTCGAACGCGGGCGCGAGGTCGAGGGCGAGCGGTTCGACCGGCGGCTGACGGTGTACTCGACTCTCCGGGACGCCGGCGTCGTCCCCAAGACCGGGTTCAAGTTCGGCGCCGACTTCCGCACCTACGCCGATGTCGACTCCGTCGACGACCTGGGCCACTCCGAACTACTCGTTCGGGTGTTGCCCGCGGACCACCGGTTCGAACCCCGCGACCTGGCGCTGGACGTTCGGCTGGCCCACGGCGTGCGCAAGCGGATGGTGTTCGCGCTGGTCGGCGACGAGGTCGAGTGGTTATCGGTCGCGCGGCTGACGCCCTGA
- a CDS encoding Hsp20/alpha crystallin family protein — MVTHHPQKGVELYREDEAFVVLVDLPGFDREDVELRWRDRRLHVEAIHREPGERTKVFHRSLGLPRPVRDDEITATLADGVLEVRLPIADRERDGRRIDIG, encoded by the coding sequence ATGGTGACACACCACCCACAGAAAGGGGTCGAACTGTACCGCGAGGACGAGGCGTTCGTCGTGCTCGTCGACCTGCCCGGGTTCGACCGCGAGGATGTCGAGCTCCGGTGGCGCGACCGCCGTCTCCACGTCGAGGCGATCCACCGGGAGCCGGGGGAGCGCACGAAGGTGTTCCACCGCTCGCTGGGGCTCCCGCGACCGGTCCGGGACGACGAGATCACGGCGACGCTCGCCGACGGCGTGCTCGAAGTCCGGCTTCCGATCGCGGACCGCGAGCGGGACGGCCGGCGGATCGACATCGGCTGA
- a CDS encoding tryptophan--tRNA ligase, giving the protein MRRDSHTGDEPTDEQPPTAGPDSNERLRADGGTDAAGADDVRLDPWGSSTIADYRKLFEQFGIEEFDEVLPAVPNPHYLMRRGVIFGHRDYRPVADAMREGEPFAALSGFMPTGDPHIGHKMVFDEIIWHQQQGGDAYGLIADLEAHAARGLTWEEIDEHARSYVLSLLALGFDPEEGELYRQSENRQLQDLAFELGAEANASELQAIYDFDGETNISYMQSVVTQMADILYPQLEEPKPTVIPVGPDQDPHMRLARDLAARMRYFGVTEAFASFEARPAERPLLRQAYDARAEYAEDSDRPRCVEAADWLRETEPAPAEARESAVEKLDNAGKEPLRPRTRIYDRNATDEAFEALIEAVSGEKRVYDEHIDAFDLDRTAAEELAREVELDNGGYGFVAPSSIYHRFMTGLTGGKMSSSIPASHISLLDDPEDGYDKVKSATTGGRSTAEEQREKGGKADECPVYELYAYLLAGEDDEFAEEVYEECVGGERLCGGCKEQAAELMEQFLEDHQEKRAEWEARLDELDIEFDSDRKRA; this is encoded by the coding sequence ATGAGGCGAGATTCACACACCGGCGACGAACCGACCGACGAACAGCCCCCGACAGCGGGACCCGACTCGAACGAGAGGCTTCGTGCCGACGGAGGCACCGACGCCGCCGGCGCCGACGACGTGCGCCTCGATCCCTGGGGCTCCTCGACCATCGCGGACTACCGCAAACTGTTCGAGCAGTTCGGGATCGAGGAGTTCGACGAGGTGTTGCCGGCGGTCCCGAACCCCCACTACCTGATGCGTCGTGGCGTCATCTTCGGCCACCGGGACTACCGCCCGGTCGCCGACGCCATGCGCGAGGGCGAGCCGTTCGCGGCCCTCTCGGGCTTCATGCCGACCGGCGACCCCCACATCGGCCACAAGATGGTGTTCGACGAGATCATCTGGCACCAACAGCAGGGCGGGGACGCCTACGGCCTCATCGCCGACCTCGAAGCTCACGCCGCCCGCGGGCTGACCTGGGAGGAGATCGACGAACACGCCCGCAGCTACGTCCTCTCCTTGCTCGCGCTGGGATTCGACCCGGAGGAAGGTGAACTGTACCGTCAGTCCGAGAACCGCCAGTTGCAGGACCTGGCGTTCGAACTCGGCGCCGAGGCCAACGCCTCCGAACTCCAGGCCATCTACGACTTCGACGGCGAGACGAACATCTCCTACATGCAGTCGGTCGTCACCCAGATGGCCGACATCCTCTACCCGCAACTGGAGGAACCGAAACCGACGGTCATCCCCGTCGGCCCGGACCAGGACCCCCACATGCGTCTGGCGCGGGACCTGGCCGCGCGGATGCGCTACTTCGGCGTCACGGAGGCGTTCGCGAGTTTCGAGGCCCGACCCGCCGAGCGCCCCCTGCTCCGGCAGGCCTACGACGCCCGCGCGGAGTACGCCGAGGACTCGGACCGACCCAGGTGCGTCGAGGCCGCCGACTGGCTCCGCGAGACCGAACCCGCGCCGGCCGAGGCCCGCGAGTCGGCCGTCGAGAAATTGGACAACGCCGGGAAGGAACCGCTGCGCCCGCGGACCCGGATCTACGACCGCAACGCGACCGACGAGGCCTTCGAGGCCCTGATCGAGGCCGTCTCCGGCGAGAAACGGGTCTACGACGAGCACATCGACGCCTTCGACCTGGACCGGACCGCCGCCGAGGAACTGGCCCGCGAGGTCGAACTCGACAACGGCGGCTACGGCTTCGTCGCGCCGTCGTCGATCTACCACCGCTTCATGACCGGCCTGACCGGCGGGAAGATGTCCTCCTCGATCCCGGCCTCCCACATCTCCCTGCTGGACGACCCGGAGGACGGCTACGACAAGGTCAAATCGGCGACGACGGGTGGCCGTTCGACCGCCGAGGAACAGCGCGAGAAGGGCGGGAAGGCCGACGAATGTCCGGTGTACGAGCTGTACGCCTATCTGCTGGCCGGCGAGGACGACGAGTTCGCCGAGGAGGTCTACGAGGAGTGTGTCGGCGGCGAACGGCTCTGTGGCGGCTGTAAGGAACAGGCTGCCGAACTGATGGAACAGTTCCTCGAAGACCACCAGGAGAAACGCGCGGAGTGGGAAGCCCGACTCGACGAACTCGACATCGAGTTCGACTCGGACCGCAAGCGCGCCTGA
- a CDS encoding HAD family hydrolase, producing MTVTPPAVCFDMDGVLVQSEDHWVSIERDHILPTAAPDDDIPVSDITGRNFREVYPDLAAEYDVVISREEFEGLFEEAGERIYGEHATLLPGAHDLLSELREAGVALALTTSAPRDWIELIDERFDLLGQFDTSVSAEEIDGPGKPEPDIYERGATELGVDPSESWAVEDSTAGARAAVGAGMTTVGFRGDGDETDLSMVDHVAGDAAELRAVLLGE from the coding sequence ATGACAGTCACACCGCCCGCGGTCTGTTTCGACATGGACGGCGTGCTCGTCCAGTCCGAAGACCACTGGGTCAGCATCGAGCGCGACCACATCCTCCCGACGGCAGCGCCGGACGACGACATCCCGGTCTCGGACATCACCGGCCGCAACTTCAGGGAAGTGTACCCCGATCTCGCGGCGGAGTACGACGTTGTGATCTCCCGCGAGGAGTTCGAAGGGCTGTTCGAGGAGGCCGGTGAGCGGATCTACGGCGAACACGCGACGCTCCTGCCCGGCGCACACGATCTCCTGTCCGAACTGCGCGAGGCCGGCGTCGCGCTTGCGCTGACGACCTCGGCACCCCGGGACTGGATCGAGTTGATCGACGAGCGGTTCGACCTGCTCGGGCAGTTCGACACCTCGGTCAGCGCCGAAGAGATCGACGGGCCGGGAAAGCCCGAGCCGGACATCTACGAGCGGGGGGCGACCGAGCTGGGGGTCGATCCGAGCGAGAGCTGGGCGGTCGAGGACTCGACCGCGGGCGCGCGGGCGGCCGTCGGCGCCGGGATGACCACGGTCGGGTTCCGCGGGGACGGCGACGAGACGGACCTCTCGATGGTCGATCACGTGGCCGGCGACGCGGCCGAGCTGCGTGCGGTGCTCCTGGGGGAGTAG
- the pheT gene encoding phenylalanine--tRNA ligase subunit beta, with protein MPVVDVDPDELRHLTGHEEKDDDELRSDLFDLGLEFEGLTEDEEFQLEFAPDRLDRLSVEGVARSLRYHYGDDRGVYVPSTNSAEWTIEVEDQPAGRPYVTGAVVRGLDMGEDALESLIQVQEKLHATMGRKRAKGAIGVHDLTMLKGAAATEGTGKSITYTSVDPDEATFVPLDADQEMTPNEVIADHETGQTYGDLVADFDRVPAIYDSIGLFSFPPVINGRRTEVSENSRDLFIEMTGTDQWTIDHMLNIVCYALEARGGTVERVAVEYGADAPGEYAGHTLERPDFDTRTKTVTHARIESILGVSLEEREVIDYAERAGLDAQETRDDGELAYEVEIPPYRVDVLHPLDLIDDIGRALGFNSLEPTYPDVSTVGGRHDRSRLEDAARDALVGLGFEDLLNFHMTNEEENFERMGLAPEGAAENASGDNREQHVAPDDDCLGAADPVTIQEPYSEDYTILRTWALPSLMMVLENNTHRRYPQDLAEIGLAAHVDDDVNTGAAERHTVAGVLARTDASYEDAKARLQALADSFDAELSTPPTSHPSFIAGRAAEVVLDGEAAGVIGELHPKVLVEHDLELPVAAFEFRLDALE; from the coding sequence ATGCCCGTCGTCGATGTCGACCCCGACGAACTGCGACACCTGACCGGCCACGAGGAGAAAGACGACGACGAACTGCGCTCGGACCTGTTCGACCTGGGCCTGGAGTTCGAGGGCCTGACCGAGGACGAGGAGTTCCAACTGGAGTTCGCCCCCGACCGTCTCGACCGCCTCTCGGTCGAGGGCGTCGCCCGCTCGTTGCGGTACCACTACGGCGACGACCGCGGCGTCTACGTCCCCTCGACCAACAGCGCCGAGTGGACGATCGAGGTCGAGGACCAGCCCGCAGGACGGCCCTACGTCACCGGCGCCGTCGTCCGCGGCCTGGACATGGGCGAGGACGCCCTGGAGTCGCTGATCCAGGTCCAGGAGAAGCTCCACGCGACGATGGGGCGCAAGCGCGCGAAAGGCGCCATCGGCGTCCACGACCTGACGATGCTCAAAGGCGCGGCCGCCACCGAGGGCACGGGCAAGTCTATCACCTACACGAGCGTCGACCCCGACGAGGCGACGTTCGTCCCGCTCGATGCCGACCAGGAGATGACGCCCAACGAGGTCATCGCGGACCACGAGACGGGCCAGACATACGGCGATCTGGTGGCCGACTTCGACCGCGTGCCCGCGATCTACGACTCCATCGGGCTGTTCTCGTTCCCGCCGGTCATCAACGGCCGCCGGACCGAGGTCAGCGAGAACTCCCGGGACCTGTTCATCGAGATGACTGGGACCGACCAGTGGACGATCGACCACATGCTGAACATCGTCTGTTACGCGCTGGAGGCCCGCGGCGGGACCGTCGAGCGCGTCGCCGTCGAGTACGGCGCGGACGCTCCCGGCGAGTACGCCGGCCACACGCTGGAGCGACCGGACTTCGATACCCGGACGAAGACGGTCACGCACGCCCGCATCGAGAGCATCCTCGGTGTCTCCTTAGAAGAGCGCGAGGTGATCGACTACGCCGAGCGGGCTGGCCTGGACGCCCAAGAGACCCGCGACGACGGCGAACTGGCTTACGAGGTCGAGATTCCACCCTACCGCGTCGACGTGCTTCACCCGCTGGACCTGATCGACGACATCGGGCGGGCGCTTGGCTTCAACAGCCTCGAACCCACGTATCCCGACGTGTCGACGGTCGGCGGCCGCCACGACCGCTCCCGGCTGGAAGACGCTGCCCGGGACGCGCTCGTCGGCCTGGGCTTCGAGGACCTGCTGAACTTCCACATGACCAACGAGGAAGAGAACTTCGAGCGGATGGGGCTGGCCCCGGAGGGGGCAGCCGAAAATGCGAGCGGTGATAACCGCGAGCAGCACGTCGCCCCGGACGACGACTGTCTCGGCGCTGCCGACCCGGTCACGATCCAGGAGCCCTACAGCGAGGACTACACCATCCTCCGGACGTGGGCGCTGCCGTCGCTCATGATGGTCCTAGAGAACAATACCCACCGGCGCTACCCCCAGGACCTCGCGGAGATCGGGCTGGCCGCCCACGTCGACGACGACGTGAACACGGGCGCCGCCGAACGCCACACGGTCGCTGGCGTCCTCGCGCGCACGGACGCCTCCTACGAGGACGCGAAGGCCCGTCTGCAGGCGCTGGCCGACTCGTTCGACGCCGAGCTTTCGACGCCGCCGACCAGCCACCCGTCGTTCATCGCCGGTCGGGCCGCCGAGGTCGTTCTCGACGGTGAGGCCGCCGGCGTGATCGGCGAACTCCACCCGAAAGTGCTCGTCGAACACGACCTGGAACTGCCGGTGGCAGCCTTCGAGTTCCGACTGGACGCACTGGAGTAA
- a CDS encoding ArsR/SmtB family transcription factor has translation MDRDWDPETIFDVLGSEAVRRVLAAANLEPVSVQQLADGLDASEPTIYRRVDVCQEYDLLTEATRVDEDGNHYKVYETNLERVCLELDGAGFAVNLELRREFVDREADAWDERNERS, from the coding sequence GTGGACAGAGACTGGGACCCGGAGACGATCTTCGACGTGCTGGGCAGCGAGGCGGTCCGGCGCGTGCTGGCGGCGGCGAACCTCGAACCGGTGTCCGTCCAGCAGTTGGCCGACGGACTTGACGCCTCCGAGCCGACGATCTACCGGCGGGTCGATGTGTGTCAGGAGTACGACCTCCTGACCGAGGCCACCCGCGTCGACGAGGACGGGAACCACTACAAGGTCTACGAGACCAACCTCGAACGGGTCTGTCTGGAACTGGACGGCGCCGGCTTCGCGGTGAACCTCGAACTGCGCCGGGAGTTCGTCGACCGGGAGGCCGACGCCTGGGACGAGCGCAACGAGCGGTCCTGA